TCGCGGCAACATCGAATGCAGCAACATATCTGTCTTTGCTTTCTCGGCCTCTAAGTCTGCCATCGCCTTGCGAAGCTCCTCCTTTTTCATCTCCAGTTGCTTGCCGAGCTCTATTTCGGCCAACCTCTGCTGGTTGAAGAGGATCAAGTCTCGCGTGACGTCGTGCAGCGGGATGTCCGAGAGGTGAAGGCCCCTGTCTTCCATTTCTTTCAAACTGGCTAGTCGAGGCGAACAGAGGTAGACCATGCACTCGAACTCTTCCATCCAAACCATTTGACCTGGTTGAAGGTGAGGAATTTTATTTCAGCAAACGTTATTTGACTACTTAAGGtggcatgcgcctcgaaagtaaagtgaaagacttaaacttttgctcaaactttcctttaggAATCTTtaaaccgttctctttcaaaatcaagaacaaaaatcaggggtcaccgtggaaatttagtactagagaaacaaattacccaagatttcccgatattcgaaattcaaaatggccgccatccctgtgttaactctatgaagaaaaaataaaattttctattttcgaaaaacttagccggtgaaagtttttctttctccaagagcttaaaaatgagcccccaaaagtggtagatcagaaaaaaattgtaaaagtttgagagtccgaatatgtgTCTCCGGGGTGCGATCTACattaaatcaaaaaccagcagtACACCattctttcaattttgttgCTATCGCGGGGTCCATTACAGTCTGCTCATTTTGCATTTGTCCAACTTGTAACCATTACAAGattcaatttttctttcccTCTCCCATTTTGCTATGGAGAAATACTGACATTATGTTCAGATACATCGGGATGTTCACTTTGATTTTCATCATTCTGACTGAAACATGTTCGTAAATGTCAGATAGGTGGAAAGCACTCTCTCTTGAGTGAAGCAGGCTCAAGGAAGAAGTGTAACAGTTATCAGTGTTCCttcgggaaaaaaaaacattatacAGCTGTCCAGGGACAACCTCactctgattttttcaaatgattatgaaatttacatataGTAGAGACCAAAGCGTTTCTTCGTTTTCAGTCAATGCAAAATGGCGAGCTTGTAGATCTTTAATTTATAGATGATTTATTGGAAATAAAAGATGTCACGGGACTTCACTGTAAGAAACACGGTATACCATGAAACCCAATGGTACTCACTGGCCGCTGTGTCTGTAAATTCGAGATTTTAGGGTGGcaatttcaataaatgcaaTTACGAACTTCTTTTCTCGCTAAGGCCTTTGTATTTCTTCGATGCGTCAATGTAAACTTCTAGACTTTTTTCAAGGTGCACTTAAGTAACCTACTCGATTGTAGTGCATATCCGAAATCAAAAACCCAAAACTGTTCGCACAGTCGACAAACTACGAAAGTAAAAACTTGTCCCACATCAACGAGACGGGAATGACCGACCTTTCGAACGTGAAGGTTTTTCCTCTTTGTGGCACAGTGGAAACCGTCGAGATCTGtactaaaaatcagacttcaaaatttgaattcaaaaaccaATCATCGTCGACCACCTACCTCGAAGTTGCAACATTGGTCGTCCTTCCCACTCGGGTCCAACCATCGACTTCTTTGTCTCCAGAATAAACAGCTGGTTTATGAATTTGGAGATGCTATCCAATGTCAAGTCAATTTGAGGATGAATAAGATTGAAAAACATGGTCAATTTGGTGTCGAAGTTCCGAATGCGTGGCATGATTCTCTGAATGTGGAATCCCGACTGCTTGACCTTGAGATCTTTGTCGAAGACGACGTGAAACGGGAAGTTGTCGCAAAATATCTTCTGATTCATCCAGAACTTGTTCGGATAGGACGGCGTAAATGTGTGGTATAGACTGGAAAGCGCCACCAGCGACCTGATCTGAGCTATAGATTTGCGTTTCCCGAGCGGTATGCCTTGatctttcatattttccaaGTTCTTCATGACTTGGTCCACATCCTAAAAGAGATTATGGAGTTACGTTCAAATGTGAAATATACAGCGGCAACCAACTATTCAAGAAATTGTAACAAAAAACTTTTTCACAATGTAAAATATACTaaagtttatttaaaaaatgaaagctATTTGCTAGTGCCTTCCCGCCATTATATTTCACACATTTCCCTTCCCGCCAACTATTTTTGTCACTTCCAACTAGGAAAACTCATAATTGGCTCTCTCCTCATTACATACGCTCCAACAGCTTCCCTGCAACTTGCAATAGGCAACTGCCGGGTAATATCGAATTCTACTGCCTGTACTTCCACTACGCTTTTTCAGAGTTTTTCCACAGAGTAAAAGAAAAACAGCTTTCCCGCCCAGTGATGGCAAAAGTTGCGTCGTCTGCCATTCCCCTCCACGATGATACATTGGAACAGAACGCAAACTTTGAATCTGCCCTGTGAAAGAACACGCGCTTGCCAGTATTTGCTTTCGCGAAAAGCTGTGTAACAGCCAGAACGGAGATATATTGCGCAGATAAATGGCAATTGAAAACTCACTGAACCCAGTAAGTACGTAGATTGACGACATGAGTGCGACACAAACTTACCAAAAATGCGCAGACGACATGACGCTTTATTTTTAAACaccacgtacatgtacatgcattatCGGATCTGACCGAGCTGTTCACTAATTAAGGCACatcccggaattcgaatcgaccacggtacaaacaaagccatgtgcgcaaacgcgcacagacgtacgtgtatttccatacgcgttcagtacacatgtgggtttgtttgtaccggcatcacgtgattatttgggcgtactgagtatgtagaacggcgtacgcatcgcgtccttttattccggagtagaaccattaagGCACATCACATGTTTACATTCGATGAGTAACAAAGAGCCGACAACTACTAGTATCATGCATTAAATAATATACTACGACCTTTCAACTCGACCTGACGACATCAGCGGAGCATGCGTGTTTTTACATGAATTCCTACCTCCACTGGCTCTTCCATGTCGAGCTCTATCAGTTCGTCCTCGACATCCTTATtgggaaaacaatttttatcagGAAAAAAAGATTTTACGCACCAGAATGTAGCTATGACGATTCTGtcacaacaataaatattgacaaTAATCTAGACTGGGTGACAGGACATATAGACAGACATATGGAGAGGCTCACAGACAGATAGGTAGCCCGGCGGCCTAGTGGATAATTATACACACTACAAGCATCCAACCATTCAACCACCAACATGTAAAAGTTACGTACATGTATGATACACTATAAATTACTTTCGTGAACAGTGCTGCTAGAGAAGGGGTGGTTTGGTAACTGATTAATGTCAAATCAAAATGTGAAGGATTATCAGCAACTTTGTCCTGGAGAACACACAAACATGGACAAAACTAAATCTACCAGAAGCAGAACGACAAATATTTCCCCTCTTATGACAACTAGGAGTGAAATGGTTATCCACTCAAAGGGggtacagtcgtcggaactgcgcctgtgtttcttgtttacaaacaatgtattccctacacgatatctagatgcacttcatcatcatagctgcaacatttaaatttgtacGATGTAGCTTataacagacatgttttaactttcatcaatcatcaTCGTGCcgtggatacagtgtttacattggtcgtatgggtccctttgagcacagttccgTCGACTGTATCCCTTTTACCGAACCATTTCCCCTtatcaaactttcaaaagaatTTGCTCGAAAAAATGGACGAAAGTGGTGTTGGCCACATTTGTTATAAATCTTGGGTGACCGGCCCGGGGCCGCCACCCCTATTAGTCAGACCAAGAATAGTAACATCATGTGATTACTGTATTTACGTTAGCGTCGTTTACAGTTCTATTGTATCAAAGCAAAGCAGAGTTGTCTTCAGCCTTGAATGTGTAAAACGTGTATGGATTTCTCACCTGCTTGTTGAGGAAGGGTTCGCTGTGTTTCCTCGTCTGCGCCACGAACTTTGGTGGCCCTTCATCCAGTTGCGTTGTGTCGATTTTCCTCTGTAATATCGAAAACACCACGTGTTCCTTCTTGCCGTTTCTTTCGTTTTCGTACGACTGGTTTATGATTTGCATCTTGACCTCACTCTCAAAGAATTCCTTAGCAACCGCTCTGATAATACCTACACGACAGAAATATTGTCAAACCAAAATGGTCCAACCGATTTAAATTTCCGACATATAGGTACTATCAAAGCTATGGCTATGGTGAAACAGGCGTGACTGGAAGGTAGACGTATGGGGTGGGGGGTACATTGGGGGAAGAAAGGATGAAGGGTATGATATATGGGTACCGGGTGGCTTAGGAGGTTAACTGGTTTATAGAGGTCAAAATGAGCATAGCCCGGATGTCGAATCGCATGACGGGAAATTTGAAAAGTCGTGAGAACAAAACACAGTTTAGATTGCTATGTAGATGTTCGCTAGACACAGTTTATGAAGCGGCAGTGTTGAAGGTTCTGAGTTGTTGATTAGAAAATAAGTAATTAAATGGTTCAACTGCAAAAACAAGCCATGTTCGATTATTCTGTTTCTGGTGCCGAATTTGAGATCATCTACGCAATGATTGGTGCAGACAAGGTTAGTAAACgaataataataaatgaatgtCTCGTTAAATAGACCCTCACGTGTAGCAATCAAGGTAAGAAGTGTGTACTGATGTTATGTCATTGTAGATTTTATTAATTTCAGGGAATTATACATGCtagatgacatcaaaatgtcagTACCGACGCGTACGTGTGAGGGTTCCAGGCACTTGGAAGGTTGAAGCACATATTACAGCGTTGCGCCAGTGCGTGATGGCAATGTTAAGCAAAGTGGCGTGCATGTTTGGTCTTGTTTTTCGAAGCAAAGTTGAACATAATTGGTCGAGGGCATTTAAGGGCAATGATTCAAGATTTGTTGGCAATCAAATCGAAATGGCCGCTTTGTAGCGAAACTATAAGTGACATGCACGAGCACACAATAGGACATCATGTTGTTCATGCAATGAGTTTGGACAATATAGGTTAGGGCACGACTATGAACGCACAGAATTCAGCGTGACGGAATGATGGATCTGGTAAGCCTAAAATCAAACGAACGGTTACGAATGCAGCCCATCTGTAAGGCTCTAATACTTAGCCAATGGGGACAAATATGAGCGGATCTACGCATAGGTTTAAATAGCTTATGGCGCTTGGtttggaaaacaaaaaatgtttgtATGGTGGGAATTAGATTTCTTTTGCGAATCCGTGATAATAAGGCAATGTTTCCACATTTTTGAAACAAGTCCATAAATGAAACTTCTAAAAATAGAATGTGCTGACTATGTTGGCGCGCTCATTTTTTGACCTGATTGTTGATATCGTGCGATAGCCTCAAAGAGAGCAAGGAGGGCAGAACTCTTGTTAGAAATCACTATGTTAGTCTGATGTCCATGCAAATGCAGTTTTAAATGTTGTAATAAATGAGATATTGCAAATATCAGTCGCAAGAAAAATGCATGAGCAGATTCCACCCTCACCGATACCCATCGAAAATCCATAGTGGTTTTCAGTTGACCCACAATGCACCTCAAAATATCAGACTTCCTGTTGTGGGTTCCAATTGCGATTGAACTCTAAGAAAGATGATTTTTAGTATTGTTTATGACAACAGATAGATATGCAAGCAGAGTAATAGTGCAGACTAGAGCTGGAGAGTGAAAGCATGGAAACCGAACCGGAAATCATTGATAAGCCGTACaggtgcattgtgggataactgGGGGCGTACACATCCGGGGCCTTACCAACCACTATGGGATGAAAGCCTTTCCTGCTAGAATAGTAATGAAGAATCAAGGTATCGTCTTCTCCCCGTTCGCACCGAAACGAAGGCGCGTCCATGTTTTTGTAGGAAAAACTCAAGTAGCTGTGCAGAGAGTCGAGGTTCTCCAGGAAACTGCGAAGATTGCTGCCGAGAGTTCGCAACATCTCGTCGTATCCCGAGCGCTGACAGAACGTGAAGAAGTATTCTCCGAAGGTCTCCAATATTGCATCGATCTCAAGTGCTGCGGGATAATCACATGGTTGAcagaagtaaatataaaataataacaattaTCGAAAAAATGTGATTACTATGTGCAATGACACAAACAAAAACGGAGCTTGGAAAATGTGATCACCAATGAAATATGTGGAATAAAAGTTAGGTTGTTTT
Above is a window of Ptychodera flava strain L36383 chromosome 19, AS_Pfla_20210202, whole genome shotgun sequence DNA encoding:
- the LOC139118846 gene encoding guanylate cyclase soluble subunit beta-2-like isoform X8, whose amino-acid sequence is MYGFINLCVKALVTEKFGEAAWEKVRKKAKVDDAFISYDCYEDDVTLRLVKAASEVSSLEIDAILETFGEYFFTFCQRSGYDEMLRTLGSNLRSFLENLDSLHSYLSFSYKNMDAPSFRCERGEDDTLILHYYSSRKGFHPIVVGIIRAVAKEFFESEVKMQIINQSYENERNGKKEHVVFSILQRKIDTTQLDEGPPKFVAQTRKHSEPFLNKQDVDQVMKNLENMKDQGIPLGKRKSIAQIRSLVALSSLYHTFTPSYPNKFWMNQKIFCDNFPFHVVFDKDLKVKQSGFHIQRIMPRIRNFDTKLTMFFNLIHPQIDLTLDSISKFINQLFILETKKSMVGPEWEGRPMLQLRGQMVWMEEFECMVYLCSPRLASLKEMEDRGLHLSDIPLHDVTRDLILFNQQRLAEIELGKQLEMKKEELRKAMADLEAEKAKTDMLLHSMLPRQVADQLREGKRVEAGEYAEVTILFSDIVSFTTICSQSKPIDIVNMLNSLYVRFDKLTSVHDVYKVETIGDAYMVVGGLPVPVKTHTERIANMALGMIITSVEVSSPVTGEPIGIRVGIHSGPALAGVVGEKMPRYCLFGDSVNTASRMESHGEPSKIHLSSAAYRNIHDKGFRIVERGEIIVKGKGSMTTYFLEGNDNATVDEILGRGIQRSGDSRSGNYRNRSEKTDTMKYSPTKEVNGGGGNYQNQEAVIPMYYPDNENRRQGEDERAKPVFTNPAGEGDSSSAAAGGAGGIIIGNVKAKQRTSRK
- the LOC139118846 gene encoding guanylate cyclase soluble subunit beta-2-like isoform X7; translation: MYGFINLCVKALVTEKFGEAAWEKVRKKAKVDDAFISYDCYEDDVTLRLVKAASEVSSLEIDAILETFGEYFFTFCQRSGYDEMLRTLGSNLRSFLENLDSLHSYLSFSYKNMDAPSFRCERGEDDTLILHYYSSRKGFHPIVVGIIRAVAKEFFESEVKMQIINQSYENERNGKKEHVVFSILQRKIDTTQLDEGPPKFVAQTRKHSEPFLNKQDVDQVMKNLENMKDQGIPLGKRKSIAQIRSLVALSSLYHTFTPSYPNKFWMNQKIFCDNFPFHVVFDKDLKVKQSGFHIQRIMPRIRNFDTKLTMFFNLIHPQIDLTLDSISKFINQLFILETKKSMVGPEWEGRPMLQLRGQMVWMEEFECMVYLCSPRLASLKEMEDRGLHLSDIPLHDVTRDLILFNQQRLAEIELGKQLEMKKEELRKAMADLEAEKAKTDMLLHSMLPRQVADQLREGKRVEAGEYAEVTILFSDIVSFTTICSQSKPIDIVNMLNSLYVRFDKLTSVHDVYKVETIGDAYMVVGGLPVPVKTHTERIANMALGMIITSVEVSSPVTGEPIGIRVGIHSGPALAGVVGEKMPRYCLFGDSVNTASRMESHGEPSKIHLSSAAYRNIHDKGFRIVERGEIIVKGKGSMTTYFLEGNDNATVDEILGRGIQRSGDSRSGNYRNRSEKTDTMKYSPTKEVNGGGGNYQNQEAVIPMYYPDNENRRQGEDERAKPVFTNPAGEGDSSSGKPTANGVSGQGYHHPQGGNNSKTCIVL
- the LOC139118846 gene encoding guanylate cyclase soluble subunit beta-2-like isoform X6 is translated as MYGFINLCVKALVTEKFGEAAWEKVRKKAKVDDAFISYDCYEDDVTLRLVKAASEVSSLEIDAILETFGEYFFTFCQRSGYDEMLRTLGSNLRSFLENLDSLHSYLSFSYKNMDAPSFRCERGEDDTLILHYYSSRKGFHPIVVGIIRAVAKEFFESEVKMQIINQSYENERNGKKEHVVFSILQRKIDTTQLDEGPPKFVAQTRKHSEPFLNKQDVEDELIELDMEEPVEDVDQVMKNLENMKDQGIPLGKRKSIAQIRSLVALSSLYHTFTPSYPNKFWMNQKIFCDNFPFHVVFDKDLKVKQSGFHIQRIMPRIRNFDTKLTMFFNLIHPQIDLTLDSISKFINQLFILETKKSMVGPEWEGRPMLQLRGQMVWMEEFECMVYLCSPRLASLKEMEDRGLHLSDIPLHDVTRDLILFNQQRLAEIELGKQLEMKKEELRKAMADLEAEKAKTDMLLHSMLPRQVADQLREGKRVEAGEYAEVTILFSDIVSFTTICSQSKPIDIVNMLNSLYVRFDKLTSVHDVYKVETIGDAYMVVGGLPVPVKTHTERIANMALGMIITSVEVSSPVTGEPIGIRVGIHSGPALAGVVGEKMPRYCLFGDSVNTASRMESHGEPSKIHLSSAAYRNIHDKGFRIVERGEIIVKGKGSMTTYFLEGNDNATVDEILGRGIQRSGDSRSGNYRNRSEKTDTMKYSPTKEVNGGGGNYQNQEAVIPMYYPDNENRRQGEDERAKPVFTNPAGEGDSSSAAAGGAGGIIIGNVKAKQRTSRK
- the LOC139118846 gene encoding guanylate cyclase soluble subunit beta-2-like isoform X4; the protein is MYGFINLCVKALVTEKFGEAAWEKVRKKAKVDDAFISYDCYEDDVTLRLVKAASEVSSLEIDAILETFGEYFFTFCQRSGYDEMLRTLGSNLRSFLENLDSLHSYLSFSYKNMDAPSFRCERGEDDTLILHYYSSRKGFHPIVVGIIRAVAKEFFESEVKMQIINQSYENERNGKKEHVVFSILQRKIDTTQLDEGPPKFVAQTRKHSEPFLNKQDVEDELIELDMEEPVEDVDQVMKNLENMKDQGIPLGKRKSIAQIRSLVALSSLYHTFTPSYPNKFWMNQKIFCDNFPFHVVFDKDLKVKQSGFHIQRIMPRIRNFDTKLTMFFNLIHPQIDLTLDSISKFINQLFILETKKSMVGPEWEGRPMLQLRGQMVWMEEFECMVYLCSPRLASLKEMEDRGLHLSDIPLHDVTRDLILFNQQRLAEIELGKQLEMKKEELRKAMADLEAEKAKTDMLLHSMLPRQVADQLREGKRVEAGEYAEVTILFSDIVSFTTICSQSKPIDIVNMLNSLYVRFDKLTSVHDVYKVETIGDAYMVVGGLPVPVKTHTERIANMALGMIITSVEVSSPVTGEPIGIRVGIHSGPALAGVVGEKMPRYCLFGDSVNTASRMESHGEPSKIHLSSAAYRNIHDKGFRIVERGEIIVKGKGSMTTYFLEGNDNATVDEILGRGIQRSGDSRSGNYRNRSEKTDTMKYSPTKEVNGGGGNYQNQEAVIPMYYPDNENRRQGEDERAKPVFTNPAGEGDSSSGKPTANGVSGQGYHHPQGGNNSKTCIVL
- the LOC139118846 gene encoding guanylate cyclase soluble subunit beta-2-like isoform X5; its protein translation is MYGFINLCVKALVTEKFGEAAWEKVRKKAKVDDAFISYDCYEDDVTLRLVKAASEVSSLEIDAILETFGEYFFTFCQRSGYDEMLRTLGSNLRSFLENLDSLHSYLSFSYKNMDAPSFRCERGEDDTLILHYYSSRKGFHPIVVGIIRAVAKEFFESEVKMQIINQSYENERNGKKEHVVFSILQRKIDTTQLDEGPPKFVAQTRKHSEPFLNKQDVDQVMKNLENMKDQGIPLGKRKSIAQIRSLVALSSLYHTFTPSYPNKFWMNQKIFCDNFPFHVVFDKDLKVKQSGFHIQRIMPRIRNFDTKLTMFFNLIHPQIDLTLDSISKFINQLFILETKKSMVGPEWEGRPMLQLRGQMVWMEEFECMVYLCSPRLASLKEMEDRGLHLSDIPLHDVTRDLILFNQQRLAEIELGKQLEMKKEELRKAMADLEAEKAKTDMLLHSMLPRQVADQLREGKRVEAGEYAEVTILFSDIVSFTTICSQSKPIDIVNMLNSLYVRFDKLTSVHDVYKVETIGDAYMVVGGLPVPVKTHTERIANMALGMIITSVEVSSPVTGEPIGIRVGIHSGPALAGVVGEKMPRYCLFGDSVNTASRMESHGEPSKIHLSSAAYRNIHDKGFRIVERGEIIVKGKGSMTTYFLEGNDNATVDEILGRGIQRSGDSRSGNYRNRSEKTDTMKYSPTKEVNGGGGNYQNQEAVIPMYYPDNENRRQGEDERAKPVFTNPAGEGDSSSAESDTLYQRQHTQGKPTANGVSGQGYHHPQGGNNSKTCIVL
- the LOC139118846 gene encoding guanylate cyclase soluble subunit beta-2-like isoform X2, translated to MYGFINLCVKALVTEKFGEAAWEKVRKKAKVDDAFISYDCYEDDVTLRLVKAASEVSSLEIDAILETFGEYFFTFCQRSGYDEMLRTLGSNLRSFLENLDSLHSYLSFSYKNMDAPSFRCERGEDDTLILHYYSSRKGFHPIVVGIIRAVAKEFFESEVKMQIINQSYENERNGKKEHVVFSILQRKIDTTQLDEGPPKFVAQTRKHSEPFLNKQDVEDELIELDMEEPVEDVDQVMKNLENMKDQGIPLGKRKSIAQIRSLVALSSLYHTFTPSYPNKFWMNQKIFCDNFPFHVVFDKDLKVKQSGFHIQRIMPRIRNFDTKLTMFFNLIHPQIDLTLDSISKFINQLFILETKKSMVGPEWEGRPMLQLRGQMVWMEEFECMVYLCSPRLASLKEMEDRGLHLSDIPLHDVTRDLILFNQQRLAEIELGKQLEMKKEELRKAMADLEAEKAKTDMLLHSMLPRQVADQLREGKRVEAGEYAEVTILFSDIVSFTTICSQSKPIDIVNMLNSLYVRFDKLTSVHDVYKVETIGDAYMVVGGLPVPVKTHTERIANMALGMIITSVEVSSPVTGEPIGIRVGIHSGPALAGVVGEKMPRYCLFGDSVNTASRMESHGEPSKIHLSSAAYRNIHDKGFRIVERGEIIVKGKGSMTTYFLEGNDNATVDEILGRGIQRSGDSRSGNYRNRSEKTDTMKYSPTKEVNGGGGNYQNQEAVIPMYYPDNENRRQGEDERAKPVFTNPAGEGDSSSAESDTLYQRQHTQGKPTANGVSGQGYHHPQGGNNSKTCIVL